A window of the Oncorhynchus keta strain PuntledgeMale-10-30-2019 chromosome 21, Oket_V2, whole genome shotgun sequence genome harbors these coding sequences:
- the eif4enif1 gene encoding eukaryotic translation initiation factor 4E transporter isoform X1 produces the protein MERDACVEVQENGDIEVVKESTGPSPYRYTKEELLEIKYFPISNERPDCLLEKFDSDGVWDPEKWHASLYPTSECSSPVDGYKKDFVDDRIPLKRRIADPRERLKEDDLDVVLSPQRRSFGGGCVGNALPAPTRRPVSPLENKENESLRLGVARRIGSGRIMAARGFEREREPRVEKERDFKDKRFRRDFGDKRVFSERRRNDLEEEPEWFSGGPTSQSETIELIGFDDKILEEDKRRPKRSRKRTDSVREAVECNGGLAEEHVVRDSHSTADQEVPHPEVQPEQTSGDFDFNEFFNLEKTMPGLASMIEDVLGEGPVSASRFSRWFSSNLSPSGSRSSSLRSTPHEELERLAGLDPRCTSPSQGGPVPYFTPIQSVECRDKVDILELLHKAKIDLKPLLSSLNVNKQRLQQSTHSGVVLSLEEVEGGLKELKVGSELHHQMPRKAHQHQQQGSIGGGGSTSSGTPFMAEHLERALTGGVGPNAGPPCSWARDPDMSAFNKLVSSMKASGTLPSHPKENQVNSNLNQPSNPAVVPLPEATVPTQQHKNIFQELLGAQGPPCRGSPSLLHSLLGSPNAPPHPGPGPQHSLLQHRGPSPPLFTQRAPSPDYFHGRMHPPAGYPVGPQPMIEEQFPEIHRSFSPGPGHGPTLQQQQMRALSMAVDQADRQALIIQQDLALHAHHAFQTGYNKPPPNKAYQHNRQTRMNRSPGPGPHPAGRNSPSNTVTSMLSPSFVPTSVIRKMYETKEKSRDEPGSRPDSKEGHSQGHSQEDSSSPSSFLDGMNGSGSQSGGVKACSTPLSSHSQARQHAQERPRPGSAGHHTPTLVSTRSVSPFSRPIYPVPLLSHGHVPMVRPALPQLHPSVLQRMLAQGIQPQQLGPALMQAGIFPQHVDLSQLQGLPSTLLGQPLYPLGATGHPLLLPRASNPMQLALMQQQLQQQQQRPMHPTVPGHQSQNHCPHRTNHSQQRVGSPPGVGGAGLAKWFGSDVLQQSLPSMPAKVISVDELEFGPSGVSYNQNSG, from the exons ATGGAAAGGGATGCTTGTGTAGAGGTGCAGGAGAATGGTGACATCGAGGTGGTCAAGGAATCAACTGGACCATCCCCTTACAGATATACCAAG GAGGAGCTTTTGGAGATAAAATATTTCCCAATCTCTAATGAAAGGCCAGACTGTCTTTTGGAAAAATTTGACAG TGATGGTGTGTGGGACCCTGAGAAGTGGCATGCTTCGCTGTACCCCACCTCGGAGTGCAGCTCTCCTGTGGATGGATATAAGAAAGACTTTGTGGATGATAGGATCCCTCTGAAACGTAGAATTGCAG ATCCCCGTGAGCGACTAAAGGAGGATGACCTGGATGTGGTGCTCAGCCCACAGCGTCGTAGCTTCGGAGGGGGGTGCGTTGGCAATGCTTTGCCTGCACCCACCCGGCGCCCTGTCAGCCCCCTGGAGAATAAGGAGAATGAGAGTCTCCGGTTGGGTGTGGCGCGGCGCATCGGCAGTGGGCGCATCATGGCGGCCCGAGGGTTCGAAAGGGAGAGGGAACCCCGCGTGGAGAAGGAGCGAGACTTCAAGGATAAGAGGTTCAGG CGTGACTTTGGGGACAAGCGTGTGTTCAGTGAGAGGAGAAGGAATGACCTGGAGGAAGAGCCGGAGTGGTTCTCGGGGGGCCCGACCAGCCAATCAGAGACCATTGAACTCATTGGCTTTGATGACAAGATCCTGGAGGAGGACAAGCGCAGACCCAAACGCTCCAGGAAGAGGACAGACTCTGTGAGAGAAG CAGTGGAATGTAACGGTGGGCTAGCAGAGGAGCATGTAGTGAGAGATTCTCACTCTACAGCAGACCAGGAGGTCCCTCACCCAGAGGTCCAACCAGAGCAGACATCAGGAGACTTTGACTTCAATGAGTTTTTCAACCTGGAGAAGACCATGCCAGGACTGGCCTCT ATGATAGAGGATGTTCTGGGTGAGGGCCCTGTGTCGGCCAGCCGTTTCAGCCGGTGGTTCTCCAGTAACCTGAGTCCTTCAGGCAGCCGCTCCTCCAGCCTGCGCTCCACCCCCCACGAGGAGCTGGAGAGACTGGCCG ggcTGGACCCCCGCTGTACGTCCCCTAGCCAGGGGGGCCCTGTCCCCTACTTCACCCCTATCCAGTCAGTGGAGTGTAGGGATAAGGTGGACATCCTGGAGCTCTTACACAAGGCCAAGATAGACttgaaacccctcctctccagcctcaATGTTAACAAGCAACGGCTACAGCAGAGCA CTCACTCGGGCGTAGTTCTCTCtttggaggaggtagaggggggcCTGAAGGAGCTGAAAGTGGGCTCGGAACTTCACCACCAGATGCCACGAAAGGCCCACCAGCATCAGCAGCAGGGAAGCATCGGTGGCGGAGGCAGCACCAGCAGTGGCACACCCTTCATGGCTGAGCACCTGGAGCGGGCTCTAACAGGCGGTGTAGGCCCCAATGCAGGGCCCCCGTGTTCATGGGCCAGAGACCCTGACATGTCCGCCTTTAACAAGTTGGTCAGCAGCATGAAGGCAAGTGGAACACTGCCTAGCCACCCCAAAGAGAACCAAGTGAACAGCAAC CTCAATCAGCCCTCGAACCCTGCTGTAGTGCCCCTGCCTGAAGCCACAGTGCCTACCCAACAGCACAAGAACATATTCCAG GAGCTTCTGGGTGCACAGGGACCTCCCTGTAGAGGCTCCCCTTCACTCCTCCACAGCCTGCTGGGCAGCCCCAATGCCCCTCCACACCCTGGCCCTGGTCCTCAACACAGCCTGCTACAGCACAGGGGGCCCTCGCCTCCACTCTTCACACAGAGGGCTCCCTCTCCTGACTACTTCCATGGACGCATGCATCCTCCCGCCG GTTACCCTGTTGGTCCACAGCCCATGATTGAGGAGCAGTTCCCAGAGATCCATAGATCCTTCAGCCCTGGTCCTGGACATGGACCCACCCTACAACAGCAACAG ATGAGGGCGCTGTCCATGGCTGTTGACCAGGCTGACCGTCAGGCCCTGATCATCCAGCAAGACCTGGCTCTCCATGCCCACCACGCCTTCCAGACAGGTTACAACAAACCGCCTCCAAACAAGGCCTACCAACACAACAG ACAAACCAGGATGAACCGATCCCCTGGTCCAGGCCCTCATCCTGCAGGCAGAAACTCCCCTAGCAACACTGTCACCAGCATG CTTTCGCCGTCTTTCGTGCCCACGTCTGTGATCCGTAAGATGTACGAGACAAAAGAGAAGAGTCGAGATGAGCCAGGTAGTCGTCCAGACAGCAAGGAGGGTCACTCCCAAGGCCACTCTCAAGAGG ACAGTAGCTCTCCCAGCTCCTTCCTGGATGGGATGAATGGTAGTGGTTCTCAGTCTGGAGGGGTAAAGGCCTGCTCCACCCCCCTGTCCTCCCACTCCCAGGCTCGCCAGCACGCCCAGGAGCGTCCTAGGCCAGGCTCCGCTGGGCACCACACCCCCACCCTGGTGTCCACCaggtctgtctctcccttctcccgtCCAATCTACCCAGTACCGCTGCTATCCCATGGACATGTGCCCATGGTGCGCCCTGCTCTGCCCCAGCTCCACCCCAGCGTGCTGCAGAGGATGCTGGCCCAGGGCATCCAGCCACAGCAGCTTGGCCCGGCTCTGATGCAGGCAG GCATATTTCCACAACATGTTGACCTCTCACAGCTTCAGGGGTTGCCCTCTACCCTACTCGGACAACCCCTCTACCCCCTAGGAGCAACGGGACATCCCCTCTTACTTCCCAGAGCCAGCAATCCCATGCAACTAGCGCTCATGCAGCAGCAACTCCAGCAGCAACAACAGAGACCGA TGCATCCAACAGTCCCAGGCCACCAGTCACAGAACCACTGCCCTCATCGGACAAACCACTCCCAGCAACGTGTGGGTAGCCCTCCTGGTGTGGGGGGAGCTGGCCTGGCCAAGTGGTTTGGCTCAGATGTGCTGCAGCAGTCCCTTCCTTCCATGCCTGCTAAAGTCATAAGTGTAGACGAACTCGAGTTTGGGCCCTCAGGCGTTTCATACAACCAGAATTCTGGATAA
- the eif4enif1 gene encoding eukaryotic translation initiation factor 4E transporter isoform X2 — protein MERDACVEVQENGDIEVVKESTGPSPYRYTKEELLEIKYFPISNERPDCLLEKFDSDGVWDPEKWHASLYPTSECSSPVDGYKKDFVDDRIPLKRRIADPRERLKEDDLDVVLSPQRRSFGGGCVGNALPAPTRRPVSPLENKENESLRLGVARRIGSGRIMAARGFEREREPRVEKERDFKDKRFRRDFGDKRVFSERRRNDLEEEPEWFSGGPTSQSETIELIGFDDKILEEDKRRPKRSRKRTDSVREVECNGGLAEEHVVRDSHSTADQEVPHPEVQPEQTSGDFDFNEFFNLEKTMPGLASMIEDVLGEGPVSASRFSRWFSSNLSPSGSRSSSLRSTPHEELERLAGLDPRCTSPSQGGPVPYFTPIQSVECRDKVDILELLHKAKIDLKPLLSSLNVNKQRLQQSTHSGVVLSLEEVEGGLKELKVGSELHHQMPRKAHQHQQQGSIGGGGSTSSGTPFMAEHLERALTGGVGPNAGPPCSWARDPDMSAFNKLVSSMKASGTLPSHPKENQVNSNLNQPSNPAVVPLPEATVPTQQHKNIFQELLGAQGPPCRGSPSLLHSLLGSPNAPPHPGPGPQHSLLQHRGPSPPLFTQRAPSPDYFHGRMHPPAGYPVGPQPMIEEQFPEIHRSFSPGPGHGPTLQQQQMRALSMAVDQADRQALIIQQDLALHAHHAFQTGYNKPPPNKAYQHNRQTRMNRSPGPGPHPAGRNSPSNTVTSMLSPSFVPTSVIRKMYETKEKSRDEPGSRPDSKEGHSQGHSQEDSSSPSSFLDGMNGSGSQSGGVKACSTPLSSHSQARQHAQERPRPGSAGHHTPTLVSTRSVSPFSRPIYPVPLLSHGHVPMVRPALPQLHPSVLQRMLAQGIQPQQLGPALMQAGIFPQHVDLSQLQGLPSTLLGQPLYPLGATGHPLLLPRASNPMQLALMQQQLQQQQQRPMHPTVPGHQSQNHCPHRTNHSQQRVGSPPGVGGAGLAKWFGSDVLQQSLPSMPAKVISVDELEFGPSGVSYNQNSG, from the exons ATGGAAAGGGATGCTTGTGTAGAGGTGCAGGAGAATGGTGACATCGAGGTGGTCAAGGAATCAACTGGACCATCCCCTTACAGATATACCAAG GAGGAGCTTTTGGAGATAAAATATTTCCCAATCTCTAATGAAAGGCCAGACTGTCTTTTGGAAAAATTTGACAG TGATGGTGTGTGGGACCCTGAGAAGTGGCATGCTTCGCTGTACCCCACCTCGGAGTGCAGCTCTCCTGTGGATGGATATAAGAAAGACTTTGTGGATGATAGGATCCCTCTGAAACGTAGAATTGCAG ATCCCCGTGAGCGACTAAAGGAGGATGACCTGGATGTGGTGCTCAGCCCACAGCGTCGTAGCTTCGGAGGGGGGTGCGTTGGCAATGCTTTGCCTGCACCCACCCGGCGCCCTGTCAGCCCCCTGGAGAATAAGGAGAATGAGAGTCTCCGGTTGGGTGTGGCGCGGCGCATCGGCAGTGGGCGCATCATGGCGGCCCGAGGGTTCGAAAGGGAGAGGGAACCCCGCGTGGAGAAGGAGCGAGACTTCAAGGATAAGAGGTTCAGG CGTGACTTTGGGGACAAGCGTGTGTTCAGTGAGAGGAGAAGGAATGACCTGGAGGAAGAGCCGGAGTGGTTCTCGGGGGGCCCGACCAGCCAATCAGAGACCATTGAACTCATTGGCTTTGATGACAAGATCCTGGAGGAGGACAAGCGCAGACCCAAACGCTCCAGGAAGAGGACAGACTCTGTGAGAGAAG TGGAATGTAACGGTGGGCTAGCAGAGGAGCATGTAGTGAGAGATTCTCACTCTACAGCAGACCAGGAGGTCCCTCACCCAGAGGTCCAACCAGAGCAGACATCAGGAGACTTTGACTTCAATGAGTTTTTCAACCTGGAGAAGACCATGCCAGGACTGGCCTCT ATGATAGAGGATGTTCTGGGTGAGGGCCCTGTGTCGGCCAGCCGTTTCAGCCGGTGGTTCTCCAGTAACCTGAGTCCTTCAGGCAGCCGCTCCTCCAGCCTGCGCTCCACCCCCCACGAGGAGCTGGAGAGACTGGCCG ggcTGGACCCCCGCTGTACGTCCCCTAGCCAGGGGGGCCCTGTCCCCTACTTCACCCCTATCCAGTCAGTGGAGTGTAGGGATAAGGTGGACATCCTGGAGCTCTTACACAAGGCCAAGATAGACttgaaacccctcctctccagcctcaATGTTAACAAGCAACGGCTACAGCAGAGCA CTCACTCGGGCGTAGTTCTCTCtttggaggaggtagaggggggcCTGAAGGAGCTGAAAGTGGGCTCGGAACTTCACCACCAGATGCCACGAAAGGCCCACCAGCATCAGCAGCAGGGAAGCATCGGTGGCGGAGGCAGCACCAGCAGTGGCACACCCTTCATGGCTGAGCACCTGGAGCGGGCTCTAACAGGCGGTGTAGGCCCCAATGCAGGGCCCCCGTGTTCATGGGCCAGAGACCCTGACATGTCCGCCTTTAACAAGTTGGTCAGCAGCATGAAGGCAAGTGGAACACTGCCTAGCCACCCCAAAGAGAACCAAGTGAACAGCAAC CTCAATCAGCCCTCGAACCCTGCTGTAGTGCCCCTGCCTGAAGCCACAGTGCCTACCCAACAGCACAAGAACATATTCCAG GAGCTTCTGGGTGCACAGGGACCTCCCTGTAGAGGCTCCCCTTCACTCCTCCACAGCCTGCTGGGCAGCCCCAATGCCCCTCCACACCCTGGCCCTGGTCCTCAACACAGCCTGCTACAGCACAGGGGGCCCTCGCCTCCACTCTTCACACAGAGGGCTCCCTCTCCTGACTACTTCCATGGACGCATGCATCCTCCCGCCG GTTACCCTGTTGGTCCACAGCCCATGATTGAGGAGCAGTTCCCAGAGATCCATAGATCCTTCAGCCCTGGTCCTGGACATGGACCCACCCTACAACAGCAACAG ATGAGGGCGCTGTCCATGGCTGTTGACCAGGCTGACCGTCAGGCCCTGATCATCCAGCAAGACCTGGCTCTCCATGCCCACCACGCCTTCCAGACAGGTTACAACAAACCGCCTCCAAACAAGGCCTACCAACACAACAG ACAAACCAGGATGAACCGATCCCCTGGTCCAGGCCCTCATCCTGCAGGCAGAAACTCCCCTAGCAACACTGTCACCAGCATG CTTTCGCCGTCTTTCGTGCCCACGTCTGTGATCCGTAAGATGTACGAGACAAAAGAGAAGAGTCGAGATGAGCCAGGTAGTCGTCCAGACAGCAAGGAGGGTCACTCCCAAGGCCACTCTCAAGAGG ACAGTAGCTCTCCCAGCTCCTTCCTGGATGGGATGAATGGTAGTGGTTCTCAGTCTGGAGGGGTAAAGGCCTGCTCCACCCCCCTGTCCTCCCACTCCCAGGCTCGCCAGCACGCCCAGGAGCGTCCTAGGCCAGGCTCCGCTGGGCACCACACCCCCACCCTGGTGTCCACCaggtctgtctctcccttctcccgtCCAATCTACCCAGTACCGCTGCTATCCCATGGACATGTGCCCATGGTGCGCCCTGCTCTGCCCCAGCTCCACCCCAGCGTGCTGCAGAGGATGCTGGCCCAGGGCATCCAGCCACAGCAGCTTGGCCCGGCTCTGATGCAGGCAG GCATATTTCCACAACATGTTGACCTCTCACAGCTTCAGGGGTTGCCCTCTACCCTACTCGGACAACCCCTCTACCCCCTAGGAGCAACGGGACATCCCCTCTTACTTCCCAGAGCCAGCAATCCCATGCAACTAGCGCTCATGCAGCAGCAACTCCAGCAGCAACAACAGAGACCGA TGCATCCAACAGTCCCAGGCCACCAGTCACAGAACCACTGCCCTCATCGGACAAACCACTCCCAGCAACGTGTGGGTAGCCCTCCTGGTGTGGGGGGAGCTGGCCTGGCCAAGTGGTTTGGCTCAGATGTGCTGCAGCAGTCCCTTCCTTCCATGCCTGCTAAAGTCATAAGTGTAGACGAACTCGAGTTTGGGCCCTCAGGCGTTTCATACAACCAGAATTCTGGATAA